The sequence below is a genomic window from Bos javanicus breed banteng chromosome 5, ARS-OSU_banteng_1.0, whole genome shotgun sequence.
ACTCAGGAAAtggggaagggatggggaggggtcCCAGGCGGGAACATCTGGGAGAACCTTCTTCCCTCATTTTCACTGTCTTTTCAGCGCGCGAATAGTTAACTAGTTTCGCGGCTCTGACATTTTCTCCCTCCGCCAGCAGAGGATCTCCTCCACCTAGTGAATTACTGAGTGTCAGGAAAGGTGTGGGgaccaagtttaaaaaaaaaaaaaaagcaccctcTCCTCAACACCACACCTACAAGCCGCCGGCAACGTAAGCGGAGCCCAGGGCCAGGGTCTCCGTGGACCTCGAAGTTCAGCATGGGGTGAGGACTACCTAGAGTGCCCTCTGTCACACAACCAGCCGCTCCCTCTGACCATGGCCTCTGGCCAGTCCTGCTCAGGGGAAGGGCTGAGATCTGCTTGGGCTCTGCTCTGCCCAGCTACCCAACTGCTTCCCAAACCAAGCCTCCAGTTCCGGGCGGGGGAGGAGATGGTCTTGGGCACAGGCGGATTGCGTGCGGGCAACCGGCCTGATAGGCCAGAGGGGGTAGGAGGATGCGCTGCTAACTCCGAGgctggctgggctggaagaacggGAACGGGGGCCCACTTACCTTTGGAGACTAAAGAGGTTCAGAAGGGTGCGGGGCAGGGGATCTCAGCCTCCAGGAACCCTCTGGATCCCACCCCCCCCTCCCCAAGGCGGCCCGCAAGCCCCGCCGAGGTATCTGAGGAGGGCGGGGCGGAGGAGGCGGAGGCTTCGGCCAGCGGTAGGCGCGCGGGAGCCGAGTTGCAGAGCATCTCTGGAGAGGCAGCCTTTTATGGGCGTTATTAGCGCCCCTGTCTAGACTGCAGACGACACCTCTGTGTGTAAACAGAGGCGGCGGCCTCTGGCGGGAAGGGGGATGGCGCGTCGAGGGGGCGAGTGGCCCTCTCCTTCTCTGGCCACGGGAAGATCAAGGCCTTTTCCACCCTCCCCCTCTTCCCAGTGCTTCCTGCGATGTCAAGGTCAGAAAGACCTAGTCACGGTCAAGGCTAAAAGAGGAAGAGCCTGGTTGGTTGCGAAAAGGCTatggccccctcctcctcctcccagaagCTCCTGGCTCCCCGGGGCCCCTCCATCTTCCACCAGCGCAGGTCTGGATACACATCTGCCTGATCCAGGGCTTGGAGTTTTTTGAGGACCGGGCTTCCGACACCATCCAAGTCAGACTCAAGTAGATCTTGGTGTGTGGGGTCTCTTCAGAACAGAACAGAGGGGGCTGCTACAGGGTTCCCAGCTTCAATCCTTGGAGAGATGGAGAGTGTCCCAGGGGCTGCCCCCACCTACACCCACACAGCCCTGCCGACAAGCCGCCTGTGGAAAAGCGTCTGGTCTGGAGACAGCCATGGAGGAGTCTCCCAAGAACTGCTGGCCTTGCATCCTCAGGTGGGTTCCTGGCTGTGAGACTGACTACTGGCCAAAAGGCCACTTGTGCTGGCCCTAGATCTGAAGACTAAGAGATGGGTGGAGAAGGGGTTTTCTCCCCTAAATCAGGAAAAGCTCTAAATGAGTCCTCCCTGGCAGCCTGGTAGAGTGATGTCCAGAACGAGAGTCCTGTGAAGCTCTGGCTCTCCCAGGTCCCCCAGCCTTGGCCACAGAGTCATAGGGAGCAGGCGATGCCACTGGGTTATAAGAAAGATAGCAGGAACCTCAGTCCCAGAGAAGAGGACACTGCAATGCTCACAGTCCTTCGGACCTTTTCTATCCCCTTACACCTTCATATTTATTGCATCCTCACTCTCACACAGACTCTAGGAGACTGGCCTTGGAAAGAAAAGCTTTTATAAATTTGAATGAAGAAAACACACACTGTACACCTTGAGATGAGTGCTGGCCGACAGCATTgttacacatgtacacacagaggCAGTAAAAGCTGGGGAAATTCTGCACTAATCAGAggctccatacacacacacacacaaagatgcacacaggcacacacacaggcatgtgcacacacacacacacacacacacacaccctttcatAGGAATGTCTCACAGAGTTCCACAGTGAGAATGCCAACTCTTGGAGGAAGGACAGGTAAGGAACCAACACAATCAGGGAATGAATCATACTTTTTTTCCAACTCTGGGGAATGTGTGTCTCCCCAGAATACACACTCACACAATACCTGTCTCACACAGGAGTTTCCATTCTCAGACCTGCTTACTTTTATGGGACAGGCATCCCCAAAACTGTTCCAGGCATAGTTAATCCAGTGAATGGGTGGCATCTTAAACACCCTGGCACACTGGGGCTCACTGGGACTCAGAAGTAGCACAGTGCCTGCCCAGGTCACTGGTGTCCCAGCCTACACCAGCTTTCCCTGTCTTTTCCATCGCCCCCTTCTGGGGCCTTACAGAGGGTCCCTCCGTGTGGGAAGGCTCGCTCATGTGACTTCATGTGGGTTTGTGTGCAGAAGTGGAAGGAAGCCTCGGAGAACTTTAGAATTCTCTTTCCCTACTGAGCCTCCAAGTTTCCACTGTGTCTTACAGCTGTGTCATGGGACTACCCAGTATACCTTAAAGAGGTCAAGAGGGGTGTGGGTCCATTAAGGAAGCCCTGAGGTCTCTTGTCTACTCACTTCCTTTTTCTGATGAAACACACACATTTAGTGTTCAATTCTTTACATCTCAGGGAAGTATGAGGGGTTTTGGAGAGAGGTTAAGAGTGGTGAgtggggagagaaaggggagaTGGAATTAAGAATGAACATTATTCCTGGGAGATTCGTCTATTTGCAACTCCTAAATCTGTACTGCTCAGCCTGGGATTCTTTGGTTAGTTAATCCAGGGTTGAGATGGAGAGAACAGGATCGGCAGCCACATCAGTAGCAGAGGCTCCACAGAGGGTGAATTCTTCAGTCTGTCTTCATCTCTCAGATtcagtgtgtgtgctgtgtgtgcatgtgtgtgtatcacaCCCCCcaccaaacatttatttaaataaacttgAAGACCTTCAGCCATCAGGCAAAGAGAAATTGGAGCACTCTGAATTCCAATCCAATGCCTCCAGTCTTTCTGTATCTCAGGAGaggaataatatcatatataaataaaagttgtTGCAGTAAAGATTTAATCAGAGATAACATTGTTTTAGgctatattgctttttaaaaatctcttaatCTGACAACTTAATGCTCTCATTAACTCAGCCAGATAGGAAGATGGGCGCAGATGGACACGACAGTGAAAACAAATTAGTGGCAGAGTCTACACAGCTACTGATTGCCTGGAAGACTGAGGTTCCCAAGAAAGCTAAGCTGGAGAATAGAAGCAGAATAGATAATAGAAACTTGGGGACCACAGCATCCTTGAGTCCTGACCTCTTGCACAGGTCGGTGGGGAAGAAAAGATAGCAGCTTGGGAATGCTGAGCTTGCATGCCGCCCCCCACCACGATTGGCTAAGGGAGGGGACCACTTCCTATTTCCAGCTCTGAACTGTTGGCAAGGATTTGGGACCCTCTGGGGCACAATGGCCTCCAGAACCTAAGATTAGAGCCCAATTGCTGCCACCACCACCGGAGCATCCAGCTCCCAGATGGGATGGCCATTTTCTCAGCCCCAGGATCCAGATCTGAGCCCTGCTAACTGAAGTGAACTCACTTACTTGCTGCCAGGCCTTTTTAGTCACTGATCACATCCTTCTCTCTGAAACCTTCTCACTTGTTTGGGGCATCAGGATGGTAAAGAGTTTTATTCTGTCTAGACACTATCAACAATTTGAATGACTAACTTAAAAAACTCAAGTAAAGCGAAATATGAGTTTGGGATGTACCTAGCCCAGTGTGATGTCAGTACTCTTGCCCTGGCCAACCCTGGCTGTGTCAGGGCAACAGAGCCTCCCCCATACAGCCAGTGGATAGGAGTTTCAGAAATAATCCAAGcaataaaattaaagcaaaaaaaaagattttattttaaaaacaggtttgtgggttcttttttctttttgcattcagTACATTGTCATTTAGACACCACAATACTATATACAGatacacaacttaaaaaaaaaaaacaaacctatttCTGATGAACATTTCAAAAGAACACTGTTTTGTAATGTGCCAGTGGGAAAGGAGAAGGCGAGCCCCAACACCTCCCCAGCACCGAGCTGGCTTTTGAGGAGGGAAATGTCAGTCGGGTCTAATTAGCTGGCTACTTGCAATTATTTTGGCCTCCTGGAAGAAAACGGCTCTCCTCTGGACAATGAGTAAAAGTCAAAGTGTGAGGCCTTCTCAGCTATTGCCTTGATGGAGAAGTGACTAGAGAGGGAATCTGCTGGGGCACCCACTCTCCATCCTCTTGGAAGAGAAGTCTGTCCTTTCCTTATGAGAAAAGTTCTGCCCCCGTGCCTGCCCTAATCTCAGCCTCACcatagagagacagagagatagagaAGACATATTTAGCAGCGTGGTGGGAGTTTCTGTCTTCCCTGGATTTTCAGATGGGACTCAGAAGCAGAACAGAGGAGGCTGTGGGGGCACTGGTGGCTCCAGAGAAACTCACTTCCTTGCCTGAAGTAGGAGAGGGGATAGGTGGTCCTTGGCCAATTCCAGCTTTTGTTGAAacagataagaaaaaagaaaacctaagtgCTGTCTGTACTCCAATCACGATGCCAGATCCCTAATACTTATCATTAATATTAATgagacttttaaaatatgcacagaaaatCTTAACGGGGATATCTTGCCTAACTAAGGAGTGCCAAGTGGTTGGGAGCAGGAAGAGGGACTGAAAGTAGAAGCTCAGCAGGTCCTGCACCCCGGTGGCACCCTCAGTGGGGATGCCTGTCTACCTGCCGGGGCAAAGGATGAGGCAAGAACGGGATCATTCAGGGTTCTCCAACTTTGCTTTGGCTGGAATGATCTTCGCTGCCACTCTGCTTTCTGGCAAGGGGAGAGGGGTGAAGGCCAGAGGGAGTGGAGGCCAGCTGCCCTTCTCCCACAGTCCACTCAGACCCACCTCCAAAGCTGTTGAGGCCACGTAGGTCCCATCTGCATAGGGGTGGGGGTTGAGAATGGGGTGGGGAGTAGAGGGCAGCAAAGCCAACCATCTAATATTTTCTGCCTCCCTGCATTCCTCTTTCTGGTTAACGTTAAATATTGGTCTGCACCCGGGAGAAGGGTCCTTCTGGTGAGTTCGGATATGGTACAAATTGGCGACATAAATAGACGGGGCAGGGGCCGGTGGGCAGTCAGGTAGAGTGAAGGTGAGGCGTTTTCGATTTGCTGACCACCTTCTTCTCTTTGACCCGACGGTTCTGGAACCAGATGGTGACCTGGCGCTCCGAGAGGTTTGTGGTAGCTGAGATGCGCCGGCGCTTCTCTTTGGTGATGAACTTGCTGGCTGCGTACTCCTTCTCTAGCTCCTTCAGCTGCACCTTGGTGTAGGGCACTCGTTTCTTGCGCCCGCGCCTGTAGCTGTTCACCTCGGGCTGTAGGGGGACCACGTCTGGGGGGAGAAAGAAGGCAGGCAGCAGGAAGTGAGTCACGCGGCTGGACCTGGCAAACGGCTGTAGAGGCGCAAGGCATAGGGACTCACAGGGGGCGGGCGGATTGTCCCCAAATCCTTTGCACCTCTGCTATTACCAAGGCCACGGCTGAAGTGACGACACTGGGGTAACGCCTCTGGCTCGAACTTTAAAGGAGGGGGTGCCAAAAGCTCAGAAATCAAGATAAATAACCTTTTATATATTATACCTATATGATTACCAAAAATTTCATGATAAACAAAAAAtcgaaattttaaatgaatgcagGACCAGTactactgatttttctttttgcttcagcCTCCAATCTGGTTCTGCACAGCATTCCTTATTAGAATCCTTGTCCCCGTAGAGGAGTCCCTCCAAATTCCATCCTGGTCTGCTAGCCTGCAGGATTGCAAGTATTCAGGAAAATTCCTCTTTCCTAGCAGTTAGATCACTTGGGAATCGGTCAGTTATACTCTGCCCAATTATTAGAGGAAGGTGTCCTTTTGTACGCTTGAGGGAGACTGTCTCAGTCGGCACAGACCATCAGGTGGGGCCTCTTGCCTTTGGTCACTGGCTCTGTGCTGGGAATCTGAGGCCAGCACCAATAGCTAGAGAGAAAAGTGTCCAGGtgaagccagactgcctgggagTCAATCTCTTAAGGAATCCAATACTGTAAGCCACTTAGTAACATCCCAGGTGAGAATGTAAGAAATCAGGTCCCGAGAAGTAGAGAGTCCACACCCCAGGGTGTGCCAGCCAGAGGAGACACACCAAGAGAGCCCCTCTTGGGTTAAGACCAGCGGTTCACATTAATTTTCTACAAAAAGAAATCAGTGCCCTTCCCCTGCCTTCCCTCAAATGTCCATTCATCAAGACAGAGCAATTCTGATCTGGTTCCCCATCCTCATCTTTCCACCAAGGCTGAAGGAAACTCTCCAACCCGTGCAGGAACCCTAATCCTAAACTCTAAATCCTTGCCATACCACTGCTAGTTCAATTTCTTTCTGCTCTATGAGAATGTCACAGGAACTAAAGGCTAATGTGCGTCACTTACGGCCCCTCTTCCACTCCAACCTCACCCCTGTCAACAGAAAGGTCCTTGCAACACTTTCAAGGAAAGTAAGGAACTAGGGAGATGATCTGAATAACTCACCCCTCaactttaaaaactgtaattGGCTGACTTCTTCCTGCAGGATCTAATGAGTAGGTCTGAATAAGGTTTCCTCTTCATTCTTACTGCCCCTTGGAAGTGTAGACACAGTCCAGAATAAGGGCACAAAGCTCTTTCTGAAATGCCTGTTCTCACCTCCCCTTCATGAATCACTTTCCTTATCCCCTTTCTCATTGGGTCTGCTCTCTTTCAGAGATCTTTGTCTACACAGGACAGGAAAGAAGAGGTCACCGTCACAGGCAGGGGGAAATAAAGTACATGGAAAGAATATGGGAGAGAGGGGATTCCAATGGCCTGGTCTGGCTGTCTCCAGGATGACAATTTCTATGGGAAATTGTTGGACTTGTCATTTTTCTCTGCCTATGTAGGAACaggctaaattttttaaaaaatctgaaaaacaaaacaacttcacTTTAGCAAAGCAGATCCTTTAtgttaaaaaggattttttttttttttgcacaagataattaaaaaaaaatctctccgtTCTCAAATATGTTTTGCTCTTACAAATGTAACTATGATTTGAGAAATCGATGAATCTGGAACAAGAGTAAAACACAGAAGGTAAGTAGTGATAAtatgagattattttttaatccttGGAACATCTTTTTAAGGCTTATTTTATTAAACCCATTTTACAAGATAAGGAATCTGAGCCTCAGAACAGGTTAAAAAAACTCAAGTGGCAGAGCCGGGTTTTAAAACCAGATTTTTGGGCTCAACATAATGACACAGTAAGTTCTAAAATGGAAACAGACCACCTGGTACAATTTAGCTTTAAAATACCTCCTTTTCCCTGGAGAACAAATGGGATAGAAGTGGGTTTGTGTTCCTGACTTAACCAGATAATTGTCCCTGATTTGTCAAACATCATTTTCTGAGAAAACTCACAGTTATCTACCTGATTTGGGCTCTCCTAAACCCCAACTATAAATTTCCCATGAGGTTTAATCAACAAACCCTAAAAGAATCAGTTTTTGAAAAGCATATAACTGGTCTAAATTGGCTATTTTTTTCTACAGTATGCCAAGGGTTGATCTGGCCAAGCTTTCCCTGGATCAGACCAAACTGCCAGTTATTTTGGGCAGCTGGGGAAATACCTTCAGCCTTGCCTTCTCAAAGAAGCCCCCTTTCATTGTCTTCTGTCTTGTTCGGAAAGGAAGTGGGATCTACAGATATGGAGACATCTGGAAATTTCGGCCCTGAGTTGTGTCTATGCTACCTAAAGTAAGTAGAGGACTTGGTGATTAATTTTACAATCAACCTTTCCATAGTAGTCTCCCTTCAGAGCATGCGCAggcatgcaggcacacacacacacgtacacataccCTACTTCATACCTGGGAACCCAACGGACACTTTTGAGGAGCAAATAAAAAATCAGATCGATGCTTAGCCATAGCTCTCTCTTGGGGTCCTGTGTACACGTTTCTACCACCCACTAGATCTTGCCCACTCTCTCCCACAACAGGGCTCTGGGCTCCAAAGAGGACCTAGTTCTGCTAGAAATCCTAGCCACTCTTCTCAACCAAAATCCAATGGCTTATCAACAGAGATTTTCAGTATGACCCAAAGAGCccattatttctattattctctTCCCCTCATCCTATttgtctctgtctccctgtctccccACCACACCCACCTCCTCTCTCAGAATCtctgtcaaaattaaaaattgtctATCTTCActataggaaggaaaaaaagagcgaTAAAGCAAGGGTCTATATAATTGGGTGAAGGAAGAAGCCGCAACTCATCTTGGCCCTAATTATCTGGATCTTTCTGAACAATTGCCTTCGTCTTCCACACCAGCCTAGACTGCCACAGATGAGGTTTCTCAGAGCCAGAGGCACTGAAGAGAGACAGCAGTGTTTATGCTGAGATGCTGCCGAACAAACCACAATTGCATAGACAGAGTTATCTGGCAATCTCACTACTTCTAAAAGGGCTCTGTGTGGGTAGAAAGATGGAGGGTGTCTGAAGATAATTTCTTATTCATCTACCTTTTGTGTGTACCTCTGTACTGAGATACACCAGCTGGTTTCTATTTCCACACTGGGAGTGTGTGAGCACATAGCTGTTGAGACATATTTGGTTTTATATCCATTTTCATGCCATAATTTTCAAGTGTGTTAAACCTCAGTTGGgttgtatgatttttttatgttaaagatatttttccctaggaggctgtgatcaaaaagTGCTTACTtttagcaggttttttttttttttgtttgtttgtttttcttttctgggaaTCTTTAAGGTGTTTTATTTTGCTCAGATTTATTTCTGAGCTCCTCTCCAGTCTCTCACTCACTCTGCATACAGACACAGCAATGCCAGAGCAGCTCCTTCTCATCCCCTCTTCACACTAAACCAACCGCCCATTGCTCTGCCCACAGTGGGGCTGGTGGGCATCGGCCCCTCTGCCCTTCAGCCCCTTAGCATGGTCTGCTGGCTACCAGCTACCCATGCTCCAGGAATTCCTGCTAAATCCCCACCTCCCAAGGATCTTCCCATCTGGGTGAGATGGGAAATTAAAGGGTCATATCTCCACAACACATTATTGCACACCTACATGTGAGGTGCTTATCTTCTAGAAAGTGTTATTATGTGTTTCATATTATGTAGTTAATAACataaatcatatataaaaatatagttaaTGCAGAGTAGGTAATGCATGATACTGTACATTAAAATTCCATCATCCTTAAATCTTCTGGCAGTCAGAAACTGAGTGTCTAGTGTGGGTCCCACCTTGGTCAGTTGTATTATACTAAGTCATCTCAGAATATTTACAAGAATATTATTTGCTATACTTTGTAACATcatccagtattttttttaactgtctgcTCTTTCCCCAATCCCGGATGCAGAGGAATTTCAGGCCCACCCTCAGGAGGTCTTCAGGTCTTCCCAATGAAAATGTCCCTGGGTCCCCACAGAGAGCCATGACGGGCCCTCTGGGTAGTAGGAGGAAACATATATGGCTGTTCTGGGCCCCCAGGACCCCTGCGAGCATCAGAACGGAGCCAGTCAACCCTCTCCCACTGAGCTCTGCTTATATATAATTAGAGCAGACTCAAGATCTGGATTCGCTGAATCCTGATTTCTCAGCATTGCGCTGAATCCAAAGCTCCTGATGTGATTTTGAGAACCCTGGAACTGGTATTTtcctctggggagtggggggtgggtgtTGCGGGATTCTCTCATGTTCAGAGATAGTCTCAATTGGAGAGGGAACAGAACACCAGTGAATTCCAATCCCCCACCGAATACATAGCCAGACAATGCCGAGGGGTTCCCAGCCTGGGCCTGGACCTCAGATTCCTCCAAAACAAGCCTTCCCCCGAAACCTCATTCTCACTCCCCTCTTTCTGTGTATAAGGCATGGGTAACTCTCTCCCCGACGTTTGGCGGAATTGGTAGTGCGCATACACACACAGGATATGAGCCCCACAGACAGGCAAAGAATTTTATATCCCAGGAGAGGGATGCAAACACCCTTTTTCCCCACACGCTCTCCAGAGATTTCAGTTCCCTTGCTCCTTCAACAATCAGGAAATTCGTGGTCAAATtcttaaatcaagaaaaaaagagaaaacttttaaaaattaaaaatctacattTCTGTAGACCCTGGCAAATTAGACCcgtattttaaaaacagcaacagcGACAAAACACCTGTCTAGTGTCTAAATGTTCTTGGAAATTCAGGCCAAGAAAATGCTTGGGGTTCTTATTTTCTCCTCCAATTGACTCGGTGGCTTGAGTGTTTTTGTTCTAATGGTTTTAGATTCCAAGGCACCCaaggcccaccccaccccccatttcaGGCCGGAAGCGCGTTTAGGGGGCCAAGAGCCGCCCGTGAGACTGGAGCCCGGCGGAGGGGGAGGAGGCGAGCTCCCGACTGGAGCGGAGACGGCGGCCCGGCGCTTGGGCGCCTGTGATTGCTTCACTCTCGGCCGGGCAGCTCCGGGGAACGTGTCGGAGCAGATTTCTTCCCCGGCGCATTCCTCAGTGCAGCTCGCCCGGCCGGCTCCATCTGCAGCCCAGCAAAGCCGGCGCGCCAGGGCCAGACGGCGGGGGTGGCTGGGGCGCGGAGCCCCGGGGCAGACGGGGCTGGGAGGGGTCCCTGGCGGCGGCCGCGGTCGGGACCCTTCCTTACCTGGAAAGGGAGACTTCCAGAGGTGGGCGGACTGCGACTGTTCCTTTGAGCAGTACACCTGACTATCCCAGCCGTTGGAGAGAGCCCAGTGCTGGTAGCCTTCGACGGGGATGAGCGCGTCGTGACGCGGCTCTGGGTGTCCGCTGATCCCAGGCACCACCGACACGTCCAGGTAGCCGGGCATCGCCTGGTAGGAGCTGGCGAAGCTGGGATAGAAGGCGAACTCCTTGGCCCTGGAGGACAGGTCGTCACCGGGAAGGGCGCCCGACGGCTCGGGGTACTTATCGCCCGGGTGATAAGCGCAAGGCTTTTGCTGCAGGTTCACGTTGTGCGACAGGCGGCAGCCGTAGTAGCTGCCACCGAACGGGTAGCCATAGCCCAGGGTGGCGCTGGATGAGGTGGGGGGCGCCGGCGGCGGGGCGCACTGGCGCGCCGCCTCCGGGGCCGGGATGTCCGTGTAGACGGCGCCCTGAGGGGCGCCCAGGGGAGCCGGCGGGCGACCCAGCACGGGGTGCGGAAGCAGGTCTCGGCAGTGGCTGGCGGGGCAGCTGTTGCCCAGCCCGTCCATGCTCGGAGCTTTGCCGGGACTCGCTCCGCTGCAGCCGACCCCCGCTCCGCCCGCGCCGCCGCCTcccccgccgctgccgccgccgctgccgctctCCGCCGCGCTGTCCTCATAGACGTACATAAGGCTCTCCGGCCAGCGCGGATGCAGGAGCAGCGAAGTCGTCATGACATGATCTGCTCgagctttttaaaaactccaCTTGCCAGA
It includes:
- the HOXC13 gene encoding homeobox protein Hox-C13 produces the protein MTTSLLLHPRWPESLMYVYEDSAAESGSGGGSGGGGGGAGGAGVGCSGASPGKAPSMDGLGNSCPASHCRDLLPHPVLGRPPAPLGAPQGAVYTDIPAPEAARQCAPPPAPPTSSSATLGYGYPFGGSYYGCRLSHNVNLQQKPCAYHPGDKYPEPSGALPGDDLSSRAKEFAFYPSFASSYQAMPGYLDVSVVPGISGHPEPRHDALIPVEGYQHWALSNGWDSQVYCSKEQSQSAHLWKSPFPDVVPLQPEVNSYRRGRKKRVPYTKVQLKELEKEYAASKFITKEKRRRISATTNLSERQVTIWFQNRRVKEKKVVSKSKTPHLHST